GCTTGGTGTAGGTCTTTGACTTCTCCTGTTGCGATATCAGCCATTGCTTTATCACCAACTTGTTGTGCTTTATTGACTTCTGAAAGTGTATTTTCTAAAACTTTTGAAAAATCTCCACTAGGCGCCACTTTAGTAGCATCTTTTTTTGCATCAGTAAGATTTCCTAATGATGAGATTTTATCAAGACTATTTTGCATCAAATTATCCTTTCAAAATATCTATAGCGCTTTGTGCCATTGATTTGGCACTTTGAAAAGCAGCTACATTCGCTTGGTATGCCCGTGTCGCTTCAATCAAATCTGACATCTCAATAACAGGATTGACGTTGGGATACGCCACATAGCCATCTTTATTAGCATCAGGATTGGTAGGGTCATATTTCATTTTAAAATTGCTACTGTCTCTCACGACTTTGTCGACTGCCACACTCATTACAGATGGGTCAGCATCATTGGGGGCACTCGAATCATCGAGAGGATTCTCGTATTTTAACATATTATTGCTGTTTTCAATAGCATTGTTGAGTGTTTTATCAAAATTTATCGCTTTAAAGATCACTTCTCGCCTACGATAGGGACCGCCTTCACTCGTCCTAGTCGTATCTGCATTTGCGATATTGGAACTGATAACATTCATCCTGAAGCGTTGCGCGGAGAGTCCATAACCACTAATATCAAAATTACTTAAAAATGCCATTTATACGCTCCTATACTCTTGATGATGCTTCAATGACACTTTTGAAAATCGTACTGTCTTTCTTCAAAGCAGCCGATAGTGCATTAAACATCATGTTATTTTTACCCAGTTCGGTCGTCTCAATATCAAGGTCCACCGTATTGCCATCATTTCTTTGTGTGTGACCATCTCTGAGATAAATCGTAGGTTTTGAAATATCACTATCATGATAACCGCTGAGATGCTTTTGATTGGTTTGTGCCATTTTGAGCTGTGCTACTTGATGCGCTCCATAAAGCTTTTGTGCACTGTGTGCCAATGAGGCTTCAAAATCAATATCCCGTGCTTTATAATTTGGCGTATCAATATTGGCAATATTGCCCGCTATCATCTCTTGTCTTAGTGCTCTGGCGTTTAATCCTTGCTCCATCAATCCAAACGATTTGCTGATTTCAAATGACATACGATCCTCTCTTTACTCAATATGTCAAATATAAGCAAAAATCATTCCTTTTTATACAAGCATCTTTTTAATCTTTTTGATGTAAAATAAAATAAAAAAAGAGATCAATGTCAGCAGATAAAACTCTATTTATATTAGTGTCATTTTGTATCTTTGTGGGGATCGTTTTTTCTCTTTCCTTGCCGGTATTTACCAATCTGTATTTCGGATACAATGAGTTTCATTTTTTCATTCGTCAATTTAGCGTCGGTATGCTCTCGATTCTCATCATGTGGTCGCTCTCGCAATTAAATGCGGACAAAAGTTTGACCATTATCGCTTTTGGTATCTTTTTTATTTGTCTCTTCTTGATGGGCATCATGCATTATCTTCCTGAGAGTATGGTCACGAGTGCGGGGGGAGCCAAAAGATGGATTCGATTGCCCGGTTTTTCATTTGCCCCTGTAGAATTTTTTAAAATCGGATTTGTCTATTTTCTTGCCTGGAGTTTTGCCAGAAAATTGGATGAAAAAAAGAAATCACTCAAAGAGGAAATCAAGCTCATCTTCCCTTATGTTGCGGTGTTTATCTTGGTGGTTTATCTCATTGCCGTCATGCAAAATGACTTAGGTCAAGTGATTGTTCTAGCCGTGACGTTGGCGGTTATGTTACTCTTTGCAGGCACAAGTAAAAGATTGTTTATGCTCACCGTCATCGGTGCTATTATTGTTTTTATTGTCGCTGTTTTTACCTCAGAACATCGAATTTTAAGAATCAAAATATGGTGGGGAACCATCCAAAATATGGTTTTGTCCATCTTACCCGATGGTATTGCAAAAGCACTGCGCGTTGAAAATGCACCTGAGCCTTATCAGATATCTTATTCACTCAATGCCATCAAACACGGGGGACTTTTTGGGCAAGGTATTGGTGCGGGGTCTTTTAAATTGGGATTTTTAAGTGAGGTACACACTGACTTTGTTTTAGCCGGAATCGCAGAAGAGATTGGATTTTTTGGTGTTTTGGTTATCACAGCAGCCATCTTTTTGATTGTGTACCGCATCTTTCGAATTTCCAACCGAAGTGAAAACCGTGTCTATTACCTCTTCTCTTTAGGTATGGGATTGTTGATTGTTTTTTCATTTTTGATGAATGCTTATGGTATCACCTCTCTCACCCCAATCAAGGGAATTGCTGTACCGTTTATCAGCTATGGAGGTAGCTCTATCTTGGCTTTGAGTGTCGGGATTGGGATGGTTCTCATGATTAGCAAAAAGGCAAAACTATGATAGCACTCACAGGAGGAGGAACCGGTGGACATTTAGCCATCGTTCGTGCCTTGAAAAATGCCCTAAATCAAAGAGGAATCCAGCCCATTTATATTGGCTCAACCAACGGACAAGATCGCGCTTGGTTTGAACATGAGACAGGTTTTTCAGAGAAATTTTTCCTCAACTCACAAGGGGTTGTCAATAAAAAGGGATGGAAAAAACTCACCTCCTTAGGCGAGATTTTAAATACCTCTCGCCAATGCAAAAAAATCTTCAAACGCTACCACGTCACTGATCTTGTATCTGTGGGTGGATACTCAGCCGCGCCAGCTTCTTTTGCAACACTGACCTCGCATGTGAAGCTTTATATTCATGAGCAAAATGCGGCGATGGGAAAACTCAATAAAATTCTAAAACCCTTTGCAACAGAATTTTTTAGCTCTTATGATCCACACAGTAAAATCAAAGACTATCCTGTCGATACGGCATTTTTCACCAAAAGAAAACCCATCAAAAAGCTCGAAACTATCATTTTTTTAGGCGGTTCTCAAGGTGCTAAGGCCATCAATACCTTAGCGATGCAACTGGCAAAAAAGCTCAGTGAAAACAACATCCACATCATCCATCAATGTGGGAAAAACAACTTAGAGGAGATGCTACAGTTCTATCATGATAACCATATCAATGCTGATGTCTTTGACTTTGATCCACAACTGAGAGAGAAAATCTTGCAAGCTGATTTTGCGATCAGTCGTAGTGGGGCAAGTACCCTTTGGGAACTCTGCGCACTGGGTGTGCCATCACTTTTTATCCCCTATCCTTATGCGGCAAGCGACCATCAATACTACAATGCAAAGGCATTAGTCGATGAGGATTTAGCCTTGTTGAGACGTGAATCAGAGGTGGATTCACACGCCATCTATGAAAGTATCATGATGCTTGATTTGCAACATATTTCTACAAAACTCAAGCAACATATCGCCCCCAATGGAGCAGAGAAAATTATCGATTTTATTATCAATCATCACACATAACACAAAATAAAATAAAAACATATGCAAAAAGGAGAAAAAATCATGCATATTAATAAATTAGTAGTCGTCGGCGTAGGCCATGTCGGCTCATATGTTTTGGCAGATGCCATGAAAGTCGGATTATTTGGAGAAATCGGTGTAATAGACATCTTGGAAGATGTTGCTTACGGCGAAGCACTAGACCAAGCACAAGCAACGGCTATGACGTATATGAACAATATCAATATAACCAGTGGTGGGTACGAACAATGTGCCGACGCTGATGTGATTATCGTAGCAGCAGGACCTAGTGTCATCCCTGATCCCAATAACCCAAAAGCAGAACCTGATCGCGCCCTCTTGACACAAACAAATTGCAGCGTTATTCGTGAGGTCATGAGCGGTATCACACAATACACCAAAGAGGCCATCGTCATCTTGATTACCAATCCTTTGGATACGATGGTGTATATCGCTGAAAATGAATTTTCTTACCCAAAAGGACGTGTTTTTGGAACCGGAACCATGCTGGATTCTGCAAGATTGCGTCATCTTGTGGCACAAACTTACGATGTAGATCCAAAATCTATCAGTGGATATATGATGGGTGAACACGGGAAAACTGCCTTTCCGGTATTGAGTCATCTCAGTATCGCAGGCATTCCTTTTGATGATTTAGAAAACTATTTTACGGCAAATGCGGATATTAAAAATCCTGAAAATGTCAAAAAAGAGATTATCAGTGCTGCCTATAAAGTGCTCAATGGCAAAGGGTGGACCAATGCAGGCGTCGCTCAAGCAGCCATCACGATGGCAAAAGCTG
This genomic window from Sulfurospirillum sp. 1612 contains:
- the fliE gene encoding flagellar hook-basal body complex protein FliE is translated as MQNSLDKISSLGNLTDAKKDATKVAPSGDFSKVLENTLSEVNKAQQVGDKAMADIATGEVKDLHQAAIAIDKAQISMKLMLEVRNKALSAYKEISKTQI
- the flgC gene encoding flagellar basal body rod protein FlgC; the protein is MAFLSNFDISGYGLSAQRFRMNVISSNIANADTTRTSEGGPYRRREVIFKAINFDKTLNNAIENSNNMLKYENPLDDSSAPNDADPSVMSVAVDKVVRDSSNFKMKYDPTNPDANKDGYVAYPNVNPVIEMSDLIEATRAYQANVAAFQSAKSMAQSAIDILKG
- the flgB gene encoding flagellar basal body rod protein FlgB codes for the protein MSFEISKSFGLMEQGLNARALRQEMIAGNIANIDTPNYKARDIDFEASLAHSAQKLYGAHQVAQLKMAQTNQKHLSGYHDSDISKPTIYLRDGHTQRNDGNTVDLDIETTELGKNNMMFNALSAALKKDSTIFKSVIEASSRV
- a CDS encoding FtsW/RodA/SpoVE family cell cycle protein — protein: MSADKTLFILVSFCIFVGIVFSLSLPVFTNLYFGYNEFHFFIRQFSVGMLSILIMWSLSQLNADKSLTIIAFGIFFICLFLMGIMHYLPESMVTSAGGAKRWIRLPGFSFAPVEFFKIGFVYFLAWSFARKLDEKKKSLKEEIKLIFPYVAVFILVVYLIAVMQNDLGQVIVLAVTLAVMLLFAGTSKRLFMLTVIGAIIVFIVAVFTSEHRILRIKIWWGTIQNMVLSILPDGIAKALRVENAPEPYQISYSLNAIKHGGLFGQGIGAGSFKLGFLSEVHTDFVLAGIAEEIGFFGVLVITAAIFLIVYRIFRISNRSENRVYYLFSLGMGLLIVFSFLMNAYGITSLTPIKGIAVPFISYGGSSILALSVGIGMVLMISKKAKL
- a CDS encoding UDP-N-acetylglucosamine--N-acetylmuramyl-(pentapeptide) pyrophosphoryl-undecaprenol N-acetylglucosamine transferase, coding for MIALTGGGTGGHLAIVRALKNALNQRGIQPIYIGSTNGQDRAWFEHETGFSEKFFLNSQGVVNKKGWKKLTSLGEILNTSRQCKKIFKRYHVTDLVSVGGYSAAPASFATLTSHVKLYIHEQNAAMGKLNKILKPFATEFFSSYDPHSKIKDYPVDTAFFTKRKPIKKLETIIFLGGSQGAKAINTLAMQLAKKLSENNIHIIHQCGKNNLEEMLQFYHDNHINADVFDFDPQLREKILQADFAISRSGASTLWELCALGVPSLFIPYPYAASDHQYYNAKALVDEDLALLRRESEVDSHAIYESIMMLDLQHISTKLKQHIAPNGAEKIIDFIINHHT
- a CDS encoding lactate/malate family dehydrogenase, producing MHINKLVVVGVGHVGSYVLADAMKVGLFGEIGVIDILEDVAYGEALDQAQATAMTYMNNINITSGGYEQCADADVIIVAAGPSVIPDPNNPKAEPDRALLTQTNCSVIREVMSGITQYTKEAIVILITNPLDTMVYIAENEFSYPKGRVFGTGTMLDSARLRHLVAQTYDVDPKSISGYMMGEHGKTAFPVLSHLSIAGIPFDDLENYFTANADIKNPENVKKEIISAAYKVLNGKGWTNAGVAQAAITMAKAVLLDEKSVYPASTTLHGQYHHDGDVALSMPCIIGREGILKQIPVTLNAWEYEKLEESIAYIQETMKDAKTGIEFIK